One genomic window of Meles meles chromosome 3, mMelMel3.1 paternal haplotype, whole genome shotgun sequence includes the following:
- the ZNF454 gene encoding zinc finger protein 454, whose product MAVRHLPTMVQESVTFKDVVVLFTRDEWTQLTPTQRALYRDVMLENYSNLVSLGLLGPQSDVFSRLGKGEEWMLEDALGSFYLDWMTMPVSKNSPPKPDIPDQDLDQWMIKEGFTRDSHWKYDGQLEWQHGGQGILSHQKTASVLRAQARDEPGKHCTVSSSFDQSQGFQSSKKAFECSECGKVFTKSSTLNKHQKVHTEKLNANRKTVIKEKRYECRECGKAFHQSTHLIHHQRIHTGEKPYECKECGKAFSVSSSLTYHQKIHTGEKPFECNLCGKAFIRNIHLAHHHRIHTGEKPFKCNICDKAFVCRAHLTKHQNIHSGEKPYKCNECGKAFNQSTSFLQHQRIHTGEKPFECNECGKAFRVNSSLTEHQRIHTGEKPYKCSECGKAFRDNSSFARHRKIHTGEKPYRCGLCEKAFRDQSALAQHQRIHTGEKPYTCNICEKAFSDHSALTQHKRIHTREKPYKCKICGKAFIRSTHLTQHQRIHTGEKPYKCNKCGKAFNQTANLIQHQRHHIGEK is encoded by the exons ATGGCCGTCAGGCACCTGCCAACCATGGTCCAG GAGTCAGTGACCTTCAAGGACGTGGTCGTGCTCTTTACCCGGGACGAGTGGACACAGCTGACCCCTACTCAGAGGGCCCTTTACAGGgatgtgatgctggagaactACAGCAACCTGGTCTCACTGG GGCTCTTAGGACCCCAGTCAGATGTGTTTTCCCGattgggaaaaggagaagaatggATGCTGGAGGACGCGTTGGGAAGCTTCTATCTTG ACTGGATGACTATGCCTGTGAGTAAGAACTCTCCTCCCAAGCCAGATATTCCTGATCAGGACTTGGATCAGTGGATGATAAAGGAAGGATTCACTAGAGATAGTCACTGGAAATACGATGGCCAGTTGGAATGGCAGCATGGAGGCCAGGGGATACTTTCTCACCAGAAGACCGCCTCTGTGCTCCGCGCCCAGGCCAGGGATGAACCTGGGAAGCACTGCACTGTGAGCTCATCTTTTGATCAGAGTCAGGGATTTCAATCTAGCAAAAAAGCCTTCGAGTGTAGTGAATGTGGAAAAGTCTTCACTAAAAGTTCAACCCTTAATAAACATCAGAAAGTTCATACTGAAAAACTGAATGCAAATCGGAAAACTGTTATTAAAGAGAAACGATATGAATGTAgagaatgtgggaaagcctttcaCCAGAGTACACACCTTATCCACCACCAAAGAATTCACACTGGCGAGAAACCgtatgaatgtaaggaatgtggcaaggccttctCTGTGAGCTCCTCACTCACTTACCATCAAAAAATTCACACCGGAGAGAAACCTTTCGAATGCAACTTATGTGGGAAAGCTTTTATCCGAAACATACACCTTGCCCACCATCATagaattcacactggagagaagccTTTTAAATGTAACATATGTGACAAAGCCTTTGTGTGCAGGGCACATCTTACCAAACACCAGAATATTCATAGtggagagaaaccttataaatgtaatgaatgtggaaaagcctttaATCAGAGTACAAGTTTTCTTCAGCATCAAagaattcacactggagagaagcccTTTGAATGTAACGAATGTGGAAAGGCCTTCAGGGTGAACTCTTCCCTGACAgagcatcagagaattcatactggagagaaaccttataaGTGTAGCGAATgtgggaaagctttcagggaTAATTCATCCTTCGCTCGACATCGgaaaattcatactggagagaaaccttacaggTGTGGTTTGTGTGAGAAAGCCTTCAGGGACCAATCAGCCCTAGCccaacatcagagaattcatactggagaaaaaccttACACGTGTAATATATGTGAGAAAGCCTTCAGCGACCATTCAGCCCTCACTCAACATAAGAGAATCCACACCAGAGaaaaaccttacaaatgtaaAATCTGTGGGAAAGCCTTTATTCGAAGCACACACCTTACTCAGCATCAGAGGattcacacaggagagaagccctataaatgtaataaatgtggGAAAGCTTTCAACCAGACTGCAAACCTCATTCAGCATCAGAGACATCACATTGGAGAAAAGTGA
- the ZFP2 gene encoding LOW QUALITY PROTEIN: zinc finger protein 2 homolog (The sequence of the model RefSeq protein was modified relative to this genomic sequence to represent the inferred CDS: deleted 1 base in 1 codon), with protein MERGLWPSLGEAWEPDNWLDGKEKNQDRHLHQVAITHKETLPERRACGGHEFERCSSQRSILDIQQQQPLSCGTKPHNQNSCGEDTKQNSELIKAQSMFVGKKIYECNECRKTFSQSSSLLKHQRIHTGEKPYKCNVCGKHFIERSSLTVHQRIHTGEKPYKCNECGKTFSQSMNLTVHQRTHTGEKPYQCKECGKAFRKNSSLIQHERIHTGEKPYKCNECGKAFTQSMNLTVHQRTHTGEKPYECNECGKAFSQSMHLIVHQRSHTGEKPYECSECGKAFSKSSTLTLHQRNHTGEKPYKCNKCGKSFSQSTYLIEHQRLHSGVKPFECNQCGKAFSKNSSLTQHRRIHTGEKPYECTVCGKHFTGRSSLTVHQVIHTGEKPYECNECGKAFSQSAYLIEHQRIHTGEKPYECDQCGKAFIKNSSLIVHQRTHTGEKPYQCNECGKAFSRSTNLTRHQRTHT; from the exons ATGGAAAGAGGTCTCTGGCCTTCTTTAGGGGAAGCCTGGGAACCTGATAATTGGttagatggaaaagagaaaaaccaggaCAGACATCTGCACCAAGTGGCCATTACTCATAAGGAAACCCTCCCTGAGAGGAGGGCATGTGGAGGTCATGAATTTGAAAGATGTTCTAGTCAGAGGTCAATCCTTgatatacaacaacaacaacctttGTCCTGTGGGACAAAG CCCCATAATCAGAATTCATGTGGCGAAGACACTAAACAGAATTCTGAATTAATTAAAGCTCAAAGTATGTTTGTAGGAAAGAAAATCTATGAATGTAATGAATGCAGGAAAACCTTCAGCCAGAGCTCATCTCTTCTTAAGCACCAGAGGATTCATACTGGGGAGAAACCCTATAAGTGTAATGTATGCGGAAAGCACTTCATTGAACGCTCCTCCCTTACTGTACATCAAagaattcacactggagagaaaccctacaaATGTAACGAATGTGGGAAAACCTTCAGCCAGAGCATGAACCTTACCGTTCATCAAAGAACTCATACCGGAGAGAAACCCTATCAGTGTAAAGAGTGTGGAAAAGCTTTCCGTAAGAATTCATCCCTTATTCAACATGAAAggattcatactggagagaaaccgtacaaatgtaatgaatgtgggaaagcttttACCCAAAGCATGAATCTTACAGTtcatcagagaactcacacaggagaAAAACCCTATGagtgtaatgaatgtgggaaagccttcagtcaGAGCATGCACCTTATTGTACATCAGAGAAGtcatactggagaaaaaccctATGAGTGTAGTGAATGCGGAAAAGCCTTTAGTAAAAGCTCAACCCTTACCCTACATCAACGAAATCACACTGGAGAAAAACCCTACAAATGTAACAAATGTGGGAAATCCTTTAGTCAAAGTACATACCTTATAGAACACCAGAGACTTCACTCTGGAGTAAAACCTTTTGAATGTAATCAgtgtggaaaagctttcagcaaGAATTCATCTCTTACTCAACATcggagaattcatactggagagaaaccttatgaaTGTACGGTATGTGGAAAACATTTCACTGGGCGATCTTCCCTTACTGTACACCAGGttattcatactggagagaaaccttatgaaTGCAATGAATGTGGAAAGGCCTTTAGCCAGAGTGCATACCTTATTGAACATCAAAgaattcatactggtgagaaaccctatgaatgtgaTCAGTGTGGAAAAGCCTTCATTAAGAATTCATCCCTTATAGTGCATCAGAGAACtcatacaggagagaaaccctatcAGTGTAACgaatgtggaaaagccttcagTCGGAGTACAAACCTTACACGACATCAGAGGACTCATACATGA